One stretch of Oncorhynchus tshawytscha isolate Ot180627B linkage group LG19, Otsh_v2.0, whole genome shotgun sequence DNA includes these proteins:
- the LOC112218470 gene encoding vacuolar protein sorting-associated protein 4A isoform X2 produces the protein MQYLDRAEKLKDYLKNKEKAGKKPVKEAQSNDKSDSDSEGENPERKKLQEQLMGAIVMEKPNVRWNDVAGLEGAKEALKEAVILPIKFPHLFTGKRTPWRGILLFGPPGTGKSYLAKAVATEANNSTFFSVSSSDLMSKWLGESEKLVKNLFDLARQHKPSIIFIDEVDSLCGSRNENESEAARRIKTEFLVQMQGVGNNNDGILTLGATNIPWVLDAAIRRRFEKRIYIPLPEEPARSQMFRLHLGNTPHSLSDADLRQLAKKTEGYSGADISIIVRDALMQPVRKVQSATHFKKVRGASRANSQLMVDDLLTPCSPGDPAAIEMTWMEVPSDKLLEPIVCMSDMLRSLSTTRPTVNTEDLFKVRKFTEDFGQEG, from the exons ATGCAGTACCTAGACCGGGCAGAGAAACTCAAAGATTACTTGAAGAACAAAGAAAAAGCAGGGAAGAAGCCTGTCAAGGAAGCACAGAGTAATGATAA GAGTGACAGTGACAGCGAGGGTGAAAATCCAGAGAGAAAGAAACTGCAAGAGCAACTAATGG GTGCCATTGTAATGGAAAAGCCCAATGTCCGGTGGAACGATGTGGCTGGACTAGAGGGAGCTAAGGAGGCCTTGAAGGAAGCCGTAATCCTGCCCATTAAATTCCCTCACCTCTTCACAG GCAAACGCACTCCATGGAGAGGGATTCTTCTCTTTGGACCCCCTGGGACGGGAAAGTCTTACCTGGCCAAAGCAGTAGCCACAGAAGCCAACAACTCCACCTTCTTCTCTGTGTCATCATCAGACCTCATGTCCAAGTGGCTTGGAGAGAGTGAGAA ACTGGTGAAGAACCTGTTTGATCTTGCCCGCCAGCACAAGCCCTCCATCATCTTTATTGATGAGGTGGACTCACTCTGTGGCTCCAGGAATGAGAATGAGAGTGAGGCAGCCCGGCGGATCAAGACAGAGTTCCTGGTGCAGATGCAAG GTGTGGGCAACAACAATGATGGAATCCTTACCCTTGGGGCCACTAACATTCCCTGGGTTCTGGATGCTGCCATCCGCAGAAG GTTTGAGAAGCGTATCTACATCCCTCTCCCAGAGGAGCCTGCTAGGTCCCAGATGTTCCGTCTGCACCTGGGCAACACGCCCCACAGCCTGAGTGACGCAGACCTTCGTCAACTTGCCAAAAAGACAGAAGGCTACTCTGGGGCTGACATCAGCATCATTGTACGAGATGCCCTCATGCAGCCTGTCAGGAAAGTGCAGTCAGCCACACACTTCAAAAAG GTGCGAGGGGCGTCCCGTGCCAACAGTCAATTGATGGTGGATGACCTTCTGACCCCGTGTTCACCTGGGGACCCGGCTGCCATAGAGATGACCTGGATGGAAGTGCCTAGCGACAAGCTGCTGGAGCCCATCGTCTGCATG TCTGACATGCTGCGGTCCCTGTCCACCACGCGCCCCACAGTCAACACGGAGGACTTGTTCAAGGTCAGGAAGTTCACAGAGGACTTTGGACAGGAGGGTTGA
- the LOC112218470 gene encoding vacuolar protein sorting-associated protein 4A isoform X1 — protein sequence MTTSTLQKAIDLVTKATEEDKNKNYEEALRLYQHAVEYFLHAIKYDAHSDKAKESIRGKCMQYLDRAEKLKDYLKNKEKAGKKPVKEAQSNDKSDSDSEGENPERKKLQEQLMGAIVMEKPNVRWNDVAGLEGAKEALKEAVILPIKFPHLFTGKRTPWRGILLFGPPGTGKSYLAKAVATEANNSTFFSVSSSDLMSKWLGESEKLVKNLFDLARQHKPSIIFIDEVDSLCGSRNENESEAARRIKTEFLVQMQGVGNNNDGILTLGATNIPWVLDAAIRRRFEKRIYIPLPEEPARSQMFRLHLGNTPHSLSDADLRQLAKKTEGYSGADISIIVRDALMQPVRKVQSATHFKKVRGASRANSQLMVDDLLTPCSPGDPAAIEMTWMEVPSDKLLEPIVCMSDMLRSLSTTRPTVNTEDLFKVRKFTEDFGQEG from the exons AAAGCGATAGATCTTGTTACCAAAGCCACAGAGGAGGATAAGAACAAGAACTATGAGGAGGCTTTGCGCCTTTACCAGCATGCAGTGGAGTACTTCCTGCATGCTATCAAGT ATGATGCACACAGTGACAAGGCAAAGGAGAGCATACGTGGGAAGTGTATGCAGTACCTAGACCGGGCAGAGAAACTCAAAGATTACTTGAAGAACAAAGAAAAAGCAGGGAAGAAGCCTGTCAAGGAAGCACAGAGTAATGATAA GAGTGACAGTGACAGCGAGGGTGAAAATCCAGAGAGAAAGAAACTGCAAGAGCAACTAATGG GTGCCATTGTAATGGAAAAGCCCAATGTCCGGTGGAACGATGTGGCTGGACTAGAGGGAGCTAAGGAGGCCTTGAAGGAAGCCGTAATCCTGCCCATTAAATTCCCTCACCTCTTCACAG GCAAACGCACTCCATGGAGAGGGATTCTTCTCTTTGGACCCCCTGGGACGGGAAAGTCTTACCTGGCCAAAGCAGTAGCCACAGAAGCCAACAACTCCACCTTCTTCTCTGTGTCATCATCAGACCTCATGTCCAAGTGGCTTGGAGAGAGTGAGAA ACTGGTGAAGAACCTGTTTGATCTTGCCCGCCAGCACAAGCCCTCCATCATCTTTATTGATGAGGTGGACTCACTCTGTGGCTCCAGGAATGAGAATGAGAGTGAGGCAGCCCGGCGGATCAAGACAGAGTTCCTGGTGCAGATGCAAG GTGTGGGCAACAACAATGATGGAATCCTTACCCTTGGGGCCACTAACATTCCCTGGGTTCTGGATGCTGCCATCCGCAGAAG GTTTGAGAAGCGTATCTACATCCCTCTCCCAGAGGAGCCTGCTAGGTCCCAGATGTTCCGTCTGCACCTGGGCAACACGCCCCACAGCCTGAGTGACGCAGACCTTCGTCAACTTGCCAAAAAGACAGAAGGCTACTCTGGGGCTGACATCAGCATCATTGTACGAGATGCCCTCATGCAGCCTGTCAGGAAAGTGCAGTCAGCCACACACTTCAAAAAG GTGCGAGGGGCGTCCCGTGCCAACAGTCAATTGATGGTGGATGACCTTCTGACCCCGTGTTCACCTGGGGACCCGGCTGCCATAGAGATGACCTGGATGGAAGTGCCTAGCGACAAGCTGCTGGAGCCCATCGTCTGCATG TCTGACATGCTGCGGTCCCTGTCCACCACGCGCCCCACAGTCAACACGGAGGACTTGTTCAAGGTCAGGAAGTTCACAGAGGACTTTGGACAGGAGGGTTGA